The Pongo abelii isolate AG06213 chromosome 20, NHGRI_mPonAbe1-v2.0_pri, whole genome shotgun sequence genome window below encodes:
- the DPP9 gene encoding dipeptidyl peptidase 9 isoform X1 has translation MRKVKKLRLDKENTGSWRSFSLNSEGAERMATTGTPTADRGDTAATDDPAARFQVQKHSWDGLRSIIHGSRKYSGLIVNKAPHDFQFVQKTDESGPHSHRLYYLGMPYGSRENSLLYSEIPKKVRKEALLLLSWKQMLDHFQATPHHGVYSREEELLRERKRLGVFGITSYDFHSESGLFLFQASNSLFHCRDGGKNGFMVSPMKPLEIKTQCSGPRMDPKICPADPAFFSFINNSDLWVANIETGEERRLTFCHQGLSNVLDDPKSAGVATFVIQEEFDRFTGYWWCPTASWEGSEGLKTLRILYEEVDESEVEVIHVPSPALEERKTDSYRYPRTGSKNPKIALKLAEFQTDSQGKIVSTQEKELVQPFSSLFPKVEYIARAGWTRDGKYAWAMFLDRPQQWLQLVLLPPALFIPSTENEEQRLASARAVPRNVQPYVVYEEVTNVWINVHDIFYPFPQSEGDDELCFLRANECKTGFCHLYKVTAVLKSQGYDWSEPFSPGEDEFKCPIKEEIALTSGEWEVLARHGSKIWVNEETKLVYFQGTKDTPLEHHLYVVSYEAAGEIVRLTTPGFSHSCSMSQNFDMFVSHYSSVSTPPCVHVYKLSGPDDDPLHKQPRFWASMMEAASCPPDYVPPEIFHFHTRSDVRLYGMIYKPHALQPGKKHPTVLFVYGGPQVQLVNNSFKGIKYLRLNTLASLGYAVVVIDGRGSCQRGLRFEGALKNQMGQVEIEDQVEGLQFVAEKYGFIDLSRVAIHGWSYGGFLSLMGLIHKPQVFKVAIAGAPVTVWMAYDTGYTERYMDVPENNQHGYEAGSVALHVEKLPNEPNRLLILHGFLDENVHFFHTNFLVSQLIRAGKPYQLQIYPNERHSIRCPESGEHYEVTLLHFLQEYL, from the exons ATGCGGAAGGTTAAGAAACTGCGCCTGGACAAGGAGAACACCGGAAGTTGGAGAAG CTTCTCGCTGAATTCTGAGGGGGCTGAGAGGATGGCCACCACTGGGACCCCAACGGCTGACCGAGGCGACACAGCCGCCACAGATGACCCGGCTGCCCGCTTCCAGGTGCAGAAGCACTCGTGGGATGGGCTCCGGAGCATCATCCACGGCAGCCGCAAGTACTCGGGCCTCATTGTCAACAAGGCGCCCCACGACTTCCAGTTTGTGCAGAAGACGGATGAGTCCGGGCCCCACTCCCACCGCCTCTACTACCTGG GAATGCCATATGGCAGCCGAGAGAACTCCCTTCTCTACTCTGAGATTCCCAAGAAGGTCCGGAAAGAGGCTCTGCTGCTCCTGTCCTGGAAGCAGATGCTGGATCATTTCCAG GCCACGCCCCACCATGGGGTCTATTCTCGGGAGGAGGAGCTGCTGAGGGAGCGGAAGCGCCTGGGGGTCTTCGGCATCACCTCCTACGACTTCCACAGCGAGAGCGGCCTCTTCCTCTTCCAGGCCAGCAACAGCCTCTTCCACTGCCGCGACGGCGGCAAGAACGGCTTCATG GTGTCCCCTATGAAACCGCTGGAAATCAAGACCCAGTGCTCAGGGCCCCGGATGGACCCCAAAATCTGCCCTGCCGACCCTGCCTTCTTCTCCTTCATCAATAACAGCGACCTGTGGGTGGCCAACATCGAGACAGGCGAGGAGCGGCGGCTGACCTTCTGCCACCAAG GTTTATCCAATGTCCTGGATGACCCCAAGTCTGCGGGCGTGGCCACCTTCGTCATACAGGAAGAGTTCGACCGCTTCACTGGGTACTGGTGGTGCCCCACAGCCTCCTGGGAAG GTTCAGAGGGCCTCAAGACGCTGCGAATCCTATATGAGGAAGTCGATGAGTCCGAGGTGGAGGTCATTCACGTCCCTTCTCCTGCACTAGAAGAAAGGAAGACGGACTCATATCGGTACCCCAGGACAG GCAGCAAGAATCCCAAGATTGCCTTGAAACTGGCCGAGTTCCAGACTGACAGCCAGGGCAAG ATCGTCTCGACCCAGGAGAAGGAGCTGGTGCAGCCCTTCAGTTCGCTGTTCCCTAAGGTGGAGTACATCGCCAGGGCCGGGTGGACCCGGGACGGCAAATA CGCCTGGGCCATGTTCCTGGACCGGCCCCAGCAGTGGCTCCAGCTCGTCCTCCTCCCACCGGCCCTGTTCATCCCGAGCACAGAGAATGAGGAGCAGCGGCTAGCCTCCGCCAGAGCCGTCCCCAGGAACGTCCAGCCATATGTGGTGTATGAAGAGGTCACCAACGTCTGGATCAAT GTTCATGACATCTTCTATCCCTTCCCCCAATCAGAGGGAGATGACGAGCTCTGCTTTCTCCGCGCCAATGAATGCAAGACCGGCTTCTGCCATTTGTACAAAGTCACCGCTGTTTTAAAATCCCAGGGCTACGATTGGAGTGAGCCCTTCAGCCCCGGGGAAG atgAATTTAAGTGCCCCATTAAGGAAGAGATTGCTCTGACCAGTGGTGAATGGGAGGTTTTGGCGAGGCACGGCTCCAAG ATCTGGGTCAATGAGGAGACCAAGCTGGTGTACTTCCAGGGCACCAAGGACACGCCGCTGGAGCACCACCTCTACGTGGTCAGCTATGAGGCGGCCGGCGAGATCGTACGcctcaccacgcccggcttctCCCACAGCTGCTCCATGAGCCAG AACTTCGACATGTTCGTCAGCCACTACAGCAGCGTGAGCACGCCGCCCTGCGTGCACGTCTACAAGCTGAGCGGCCCCGACGACGACCCCCTGCACAAGCAGCCCCGCTTCTGGGCTAGCATGATGGAGGCAGCCA GCTGCCCCCCGGATTACGTGCCTCCAGAGATCTTCCATTTCCACACGCGCTCGGATGTGCGGCTCTACGGCATGATCTACAAGCCCCACGCCTTGCAGCCGGGGAAGAAGCACCCCACCGTCCTCTTTGTGTATGGAGGCCCCCAG GTGCAGCTGGTGAATAACTCCTTCAAAGGCATCAAGTACTTGCGGCTCAACACACTGGCCTCCCTGGGCTATGCCGTGGTTGTGATTGACGGCAGGGGCTCCTGTCAGCGAGGGCTTCGGTTCGAAGGGGCCCTGAAAAACCAAATG ggccaggtggagatcgAGGACCAGGTGGAGGGCCTGCAGTTCGTGGCCGAGAAGTATGGCTTCATCGACCTGAGCCGAGTTGCCATCCATGGCTGGTCCTACGGGGGCTTCCTCTCGCTCATGGGGCTAATCCACAAGCCCCAGGTGTTCAAG GTGGCCATCGCGGGTGCCCCGGTCACCGTCTGGATGGCCTACGACACAGGGTACACTGAGCGCTACATGGACGTCCCTGAGAACAACCAGCATGGCTATGAGGCGGGTTCCGTGGCCCTGCATGTGGAGAAGCTGCCCAATGA
- the DPP9 gene encoding dipeptidyl peptidase 9 isoform X2 translates to MRKVKKLRLDKENTGSWRSFSLNSEGAERMATTGTPTADRGDTAATDDPAARFQVQKHSWDGLRSIIHGSRKYSGLIVNKAPHDFQFVQKTDESGPHSHRLYYLGMPYGSRENSLLYSEIPKKVRKEALLLLSWKQMLDHFQATPHHGVYSREEELLRERKRLGVFGITSYDFHSESGLFLFQASNSLFHCRDGGKNGFMVSPMKPLEIKTQCSGPRMDPKICPADPAFFSFINNSDLWVANIETGEERRLTFCHQGLSNVLDDPKSAGVATFVIQEEFDRFTGYWWCPTASWEGSEGLKTLRILYEEVDESEVEVIHVPSPALEERKTDSYRYPRTGSKNPKIALKLAEFQTDSQGKIVSTQEKELVQPFSSLFPKVEYIARAGWTRDGKYAWAMFLDRPQQWLQLVLLPPALFIPSTENEEQRLASARAVPRNVQPYVVYEEVTNVWINVHDIFYPFPQSEGDDELCFLRANECKTGFCHLYKVTAVLKSQGYDWSEPFSPGEDEFKCPIKEEIALTSGEWEVLARHGSKGTKDTPLEHHLYVVSYEAAGEIVRLTTPGFSHSCSMSQNFDMFVSHYSSVSTPPCVHVYKLSGPDDDPLHKQPRFWASMMEAASCPPDYVPPEIFHFHTRSDVRLYGMIYKPHALQPGKKHPTVLFVYGGPQVQLVNNSFKGIKYLRLNTLASLGYAVVVIDGRGSCQRGLRFEGALKNQMGQVEIEDQVEGLQFVAEKYGFIDLSRVAIHGWSYGGFLSLMGLIHKPQVFKVAIAGAPVTVWMAYDTGYTERYMDVPENNQHGYEAGSVALHVEKLPNEPNRLLILHGFLDENVHFFHTNFLVSQLIRAGKPYQLQIYPNERHSIRCPESGEHYEVTLLHFLQEYL, encoded by the exons ATGCGGAAGGTTAAGAAACTGCGCCTGGACAAGGAGAACACCGGAAGTTGGAGAAG CTTCTCGCTGAATTCTGAGGGGGCTGAGAGGATGGCCACCACTGGGACCCCAACGGCTGACCGAGGCGACACAGCCGCCACAGATGACCCGGCTGCCCGCTTCCAGGTGCAGAAGCACTCGTGGGATGGGCTCCGGAGCATCATCCACGGCAGCCGCAAGTACTCGGGCCTCATTGTCAACAAGGCGCCCCACGACTTCCAGTTTGTGCAGAAGACGGATGAGTCCGGGCCCCACTCCCACCGCCTCTACTACCTGG GAATGCCATATGGCAGCCGAGAGAACTCCCTTCTCTACTCTGAGATTCCCAAGAAGGTCCGGAAAGAGGCTCTGCTGCTCCTGTCCTGGAAGCAGATGCTGGATCATTTCCAG GCCACGCCCCACCATGGGGTCTATTCTCGGGAGGAGGAGCTGCTGAGGGAGCGGAAGCGCCTGGGGGTCTTCGGCATCACCTCCTACGACTTCCACAGCGAGAGCGGCCTCTTCCTCTTCCAGGCCAGCAACAGCCTCTTCCACTGCCGCGACGGCGGCAAGAACGGCTTCATG GTGTCCCCTATGAAACCGCTGGAAATCAAGACCCAGTGCTCAGGGCCCCGGATGGACCCCAAAATCTGCCCTGCCGACCCTGCCTTCTTCTCCTTCATCAATAACAGCGACCTGTGGGTGGCCAACATCGAGACAGGCGAGGAGCGGCGGCTGACCTTCTGCCACCAAG GTTTATCCAATGTCCTGGATGACCCCAAGTCTGCGGGCGTGGCCACCTTCGTCATACAGGAAGAGTTCGACCGCTTCACTGGGTACTGGTGGTGCCCCACAGCCTCCTGGGAAG GTTCAGAGGGCCTCAAGACGCTGCGAATCCTATATGAGGAAGTCGATGAGTCCGAGGTGGAGGTCATTCACGTCCCTTCTCCTGCACTAGAAGAAAGGAAGACGGACTCATATCGGTACCCCAGGACAG GCAGCAAGAATCCCAAGATTGCCTTGAAACTGGCCGAGTTCCAGACTGACAGCCAGGGCAAG ATCGTCTCGACCCAGGAGAAGGAGCTGGTGCAGCCCTTCAGTTCGCTGTTCCCTAAGGTGGAGTACATCGCCAGGGCCGGGTGGACCCGGGACGGCAAATA CGCCTGGGCCATGTTCCTGGACCGGCCCCAGCAGTGGCTCCAGCTCGTCCTCCTCCCACCGGCCCTGTTCATCCCGAGCACAGAGAATGAGGAGCAGCGGCTAGCCTCCGCCAGAGCCGTCCCCAGGAACGTCCAGCCATATGTGGTGTATGAAGAGGTCACCAACGTCTGGATCAAT GTTCATGACATCTTCTATCCCTTCCCCCAATCAGAGGGAGATGACGAGCTCTGCTTTCTCCGCGCCAATGAATGCAAGACCGGCTTCTGCCATTTGTACAAAGTCACCGCTGTTTTAAAATCCCAGGGCTACGATTGGAGTGAGCCCTTCAGCCCCGGGGAAG atgAATTTAAGTGCCCCATTAAGGAAGAGATTGCTCTGACCAGTGGTGAATGGGAGGTTTTGGCGAGGCACGGCTCCAAG GGCACCAAGGACACGCCGCTGGAGCACCACCTCTACGTGGTCAGCTATGAGGCGGCCGGCGAGATCGTACGcctcaccacgcccggcttctCCCACAGCTGCTCCATGAGCCAG AACTTCGACATGTTCGTCAGCCACTACAGCAGCGTGAGCACGCCGCCCTGCGTGCACGTCTACAAGCTGAGCGGCCCCGACGACGACCCCCTGCACAAGCAGCCCCGCTTCTGGGCTAGCATGATGGAGGCAGCCA GCTGCCCCCCGGATTACGTGCCTCCAGAGATCTTCCATTTCCACACGCGCTCGGATGTGCGGCTCTACGGCATGATCTACAAGCCCCACGCCTTGCAGCCGGGGAAGAAGCACCCCACCGTCCTCTTTGTGTATGGAGGCCCCCAG GTGCAGCTGGTGAATAACTCCTTCAAAGGCATCAAGTACTTGCGGCTCAACACACTGGCCTCCCTGGGCTATGCCGTGGTTGTGATTGACGGCAGGGGCTCCTGTCAGCGAGGGCTTCGGTTCGAAGGGGCCCTGAAAAACCAAATG ggccaggtggagatcgAGGACCAGGTGGAGGGCCTGCAGTTCGTGGCCGAGAAGTATGGCTTCATCGACCTGAGCCGAGTTGCCATCCATGGCTGGTCCTACGGGGGCTTCCTCTCGCTCATGGGGCTAATCCACAAGCCCCAGGTGTTCAAG GTGGCCATCGCGGGTGCCCCGGTCACCGTCTGGATGGCCTACGACACAGGGTACACTGAGCGCTACATGGACGTCCCTGAGAACAACCAGCATGGCTATGAGGCGGGTTCCGTGGCCCTGCATGTGGAGAAGCTGCCCAATGA
- the DPP9 gene encoding dipeptidyl peptidase 9 isoform X3: protein MRKVKKLRLDKENTGSWRSFSLNSEGAERMATTGTPTADRGDTAATDDPAARFQVQKHSWDGLRSIIHGSRKYSGLIVNKAPHDFQFVQKTDESGPHSHRLYYLGMPYGSRENSLLYSEIPKKVRKEALLLLSWKQMLDHFQATPHHGVYSREEELLRERKRLGVFGITSYDFHSESGLFLFQASNSLFHCRDGGKNGFMVSPMKPLEIKTQCSGPRMDPKICPADPAFFSFINNSDLWVANIETGEERRLTFCHQGLSNVLDDPKSAGVATFVIQEEFDRFTGYWWCPTASWEGSEGLKTLRILYEEVDESEVEVIHVPSPALEERKTDSYRYPRTGSKNPKIALKLAEFQTDSQGKIVSTQEKELVQPFSSLFPKVEYIARAGWTRDGKYAWAMFLDRPQQWLQLVLLPPALFIPSTENEEQRLASARAVPRNVQPYVVYEEVTNVWINVHDIFYPFPQSEGDDELCFLRANECKTGFCHLYKVTAVLKSQGYDWSEPFSPGEDEFKCPIKEEIALTSGEWEVLARHGSKIWVNEETKLVYFQGTKDTPLEHHLYVVSYEAAGEIVRLTTPGFSHSCSMSQNFDMFVSHYSSVSTPPCVHVYKLSGPDDDPLHKQPRFWASMMEAASCPPDYVPPEIFHFHTRSDVRLYGMIYKPHALQPGKKHPTVLFVYGGPQVQLVNNSFKGIKYLRLNTLASLGYAVVVIDGRGSCQRGLRFEGALKNQMGQVEIEDQVEGLQFVAEKYGFIDLSRVAIHGWSYGGFLSLMGLIHKPQVFKQPHGAEPPSSLPATADRRMASGCTKPRQQLSVGG from the exons ATGCGGAAGGTTAAGAAACTGCGCCTGGACAAGGAGAACACCGGAAGTTGGAGAAG CTTCTCGCTGAATTCTGAGGGGGCTGAGAGGATGGCCACCACTGGGACCCCAACGGCTGACCGAGGCGACACAGCCGCCACAGATGACCCGGCTGCCCGCTTCCAGGTGCAGAAGCACTCGTGGGATGGGCTCCGGAGCATCATCCACGGCAGCCGCAAGTACTCGGGCCTCATTGTCAACAAGGCGCCCCACGACTTCCAGTTTGTGCAGAAGACGGATGAGTCCGGGCCCCACTCCCACCGCCTCTACTACCTGG GAATGCCATATGGCAGCCGAGAGAACTCCCTTCTCTACTCTGAGATTCCCAAGAAGGTCCGGAAAGAGGCTCTGCTGCTCCTGTCCTGGAAGCAGATGCTGGATCATTTCCAG GCCACGCCCCACCATGGGGTCTATTCTCGGGAGGAGGAGCTGCTGAGGGAGCGGAAGCGCCTGGGGGTCTTCGGCATCACCTCCTACGACTTCCACAGCGAGAGCGGCCTCTTCCTCTTCCAGGCCAGCAACAGCCTCTTCCACTGCCGCGACGGCGGCAAGAACGGCTTCATG GTGTCCCCTATGAAACCGCTGGAAATCAAGACCCAGTGCTCAGGGCCCCGGATGGACCCCAAAATCTGCCCTGCCGACCCTGCCTTCTTCTCCTTCATCAATAACAGCGACCTGTGGGTGGCCAACATCGAGACAGGCGAGGAGCGGCGGCTGACCTTCTGCCACCAAG GTTTATCCAATGTCCTGGATGACCCCAAGTCTGCGGGCGTGGCCACCTTCGTCATACAGGAAGAGTTCGACCGCTTCACTGGGTACTGGTGGTGCCCCACAGCCTCCTGGGAAG GTTCAGAGGGCCTCAAGACGCTGCGAATCCTATATGAGGAAGTCGATGAGTCCGAGGTGGAGGTCATTCACGTCCCTTCTCCTGCACTAGAAGAAAGGAAGACGGACTCATATCGGTACCCCAGGACAG GCAGCAAGAATCCCAAGATTGCCTTGAAACTGGCCGAGTTCCAGACTGACAGCCAGGGCAAG ATCGTCTCGACCCAGGAGAAGGAGCTGGTGCAGCCCTTCAGTTCGCTGTTCCCTAAGGTGGAGTACATCGCCAGGGCCGGGTGGACCCGGGACGGCAAATA CGCCTGGGCCATGTTCCTGGACCGGCCCCAGCAGTGGCTCCAGCTCGTCCTCCTCCCACCGGCCCTGTTCATCCCGAGCACAGAGAATGAGGAGCAGCGGCTAGCCTCCGCCAGAGCCGTCCCCAGGAACGTCCAGCCATATGTGGTGTATGAAGAGGTCACCAACGTCTGGATCAAT GTTCATGACATCTTCTATCCCTTCCCCCAATCAGAGGGAGATGACGAGCTCTGCTTTCTCCGCGCCAATGAATGCAAGACCGGCTTCTGCCATTTGTACAAAGTCACCGCTGTTTTAAAATCCCAGGGCTACGATTGGAGTGAGCCCTTCAGCCCCGGGGAAG atgAATTTAAGTGCCCCATTAAGGAAGAGATTGCTCTGACCAGTGGTGAATGGGAGGTTTTGGCGAGGCACGGCTCCAAG ATCTGGGTCAATGAGGAGACCAAGCTGGTGTACTTCCAGGGCACCAAGGACACGCCGCTGGAGCACCACCTCTACGTGGTCAGCTATGAGGCGGCCGGCGAGATCGTACGcctcaccacgcccggcttctCCCACAGCTGCTCCATGAGCCAG AACTTCGACATGTTCGTCAGCCACTACAGCAGCGTGAGCACGCCGCCCTGCGTGCACGTCTACAAGCTGAGCGGCCCCGACGACGACCCCCTGCACAAGCAGCCCCGCTTCTGGGCTAGCATGATGGAGGCAGCCA GCTGCCCCCCGGATTACGTGCCTCCAGAGATCTTCCATTTCCACACGCGCTCGGATGTGCGGCTCTACGGCATGATCTACAAGCCCCACGCCTTGCAGCCGGGGAAGAAGCACCCCACCGTCCTCTTTGTGTATGGAGGCCCCCAG GTGCAGCTGGTGAATAACTCCTTCAAAGGCATCAAGTACTTGCGGCTCAACACACTGGCCTCCCTGGGCTATGCCGTGGTTGTGATTGACGGCAGGGGCTCCTGTCAGCGAGGGCTTCGGTTCGAAGGGGCCCTGAAAAACCAAATG ggccaggtggagatcgAGGACCAGGTGGAGGGCCTGCAGTTCGTGGCCGAGAAGTATGGCTTCATCGACCTGAGCCGAGTTGCCATCCATGGCTGGTCCTACGGGGGCTTCCTCTCGCTCATGGGGCTAATCCACAAGCCCCAGGTGTTCAAG CAGCCCCACGGGGCCGAGCCCCCCTCCTCATTGCCCGCCACCGCCGACCGCAGGATGGCATCCGGCTGCACAAAACCCCGCCAGCAGCTCTCTGTGGGAGGCTGA